Part of the Candidatus Obscuribacterales bacterium genome, ACCGGAAAAGCATCGACAAGCTCATTAGAAAAACAGCAGCCGACGAGAGACTGGGGAGGAATCTCATCCCAGGTATACCAGCGCACAGTACCAGAGGAGGCGATCGCCCCTAACCGCTGCCGCTGTTCGGCAATCAGCGCTGGCGATTTTTCCACAATTCCGTACTCCAGCACTTGGAAGCAATCCGGATGGTGATCGGCTAGATACCGTAAAACATCATGGGCCAGTAAACCTTGACCCGCGCCCATTTCTAGAAGGTGAAACGGCTGAGGGCGATCGAGATGGTGCCACAGTTGCACCACCTGCACCGCCAAGAGTTCTCCAAAATCACAACCCATATGGGGAGAGGTGACAAAATCACCCTGGGCACCAATTTTCTCGGCATAACGGCTGTAGTAGCCATGCTGGGGATGGTAGAGCACCCAGTCCATATAGTCAGCAAAGGTGATCCGCTGCTGAGGACTCGCCTGAATATAGTCCGCGAGCAGTTGCACCAAATGGGGATTGGAGGAGAGATAGGGTTGGGGTGAAGCAGACATAGTGCTGAACAGGCAGGTGTAAAACGACAGCCATCCCAGGAAACAGCCAGGGCCCAAAAAAGCAGGTCAAGACGACCTGCTCATCCGATCACAGTCGTACAACTGTGTCTTGCCATAACCTAGCGATCCCTAGCGATCGACCGATCCCATGATCACGTCGATGCTGCCCAGGATGGCCATAATATCCGCCACCTTCACGCCCTTGAGCAAATGAGGCAAGATTTGTAGGTTATTGAAGTCCGCCGCCCGGATCTTCCAGCGCCAGGGAAAAACATTGTCCTCTCCGATGATATAGATCCCCAGCTCGCCCTTGCCGCTTTCCATGCGAACGTAATGTTCCCCGGCAGGAATCTTGAAGGTGGGGGGAATTTTCTTACCAATAAATTGATAGTCAAATCCGTTCCATTCAGACTTAGGACCTTCAGCAATCCGCTTGGCTTCTAGGTTTTCATAGGGGCCACCCGGCAAACCCTTGAGAGCTTGGCGAATGATCTTCACGGATTCTCGCATTTCCCGCACGCGGATGATGTAGCGGGCAAAGCAGTCTCCAGCGGTTTCCCACTGCACGTCCCAATCAAAATCGTCGTAGCATTCGTAGTGATCTACCTTACGCAGATCCCACTTCACGCCCGATCCGCGCAGCATCGGCCCGGACAGACCCCAAGCGATCGCTTCATCCCGCGTGATCGTGCCAATACCTTCAATTCGGCGACGGAAAATCGGGTTGTTGGTAATCAGGCGCTCGTACTCGTCTACCTTGGGCAGGAAGTAGTCACAAAAATCTTCACACTTATCAACCCAGCCATAGGGCAAGTCGGCCGCCACGCCGCCGATACGGAAATAGTTGTTGTTAATCAACCGCATTCCGGTGGCTGCTTCCCAGAGGTCATAGATCATCTCCCGCTCACGGAAGATATAGAAAAAGGGCGTCTGAGCACCCACGTCAGCGAGGAAGGGGCCAAGCCAGAGCAGGTGGTTGGCAATCCGGTTTAGCTCCAGCATGATCACCCGGATGTAGCTGGCTCGCTTGGGCACTTCAATGTCGGCCAAGCGCTCCGGCGCATTCACCGTAATGGCTTCGTTGAACATCCCCGCCGCGTAGTCCCAACGACTGACGTAGGGCACAAACATGACGTTGGTACGGTTTTCCGCGATTTTTTCCATGCCTCGGTGCAGGTACCCAATCACGGGTTCGCAGTCCACCACGTCTTCACCGTCCAGGGTGACAATGAGGCGCAACACCCCGTGCATTGACGGATGGTGGGGCCCCATGTTGATCACCATGGGTTCGGTTTTTGTTTCGATCATTGCCATGTGCAAGCAATCTCCTGATTACAACGCTGCAAACGAGTTTGCCAATTTGCCTTATGCGGTTTGCCGTTGTGGATCATGGGGCAACCGGTATCCTTCTCGAACGCAACCCCTAGGATAGCGGTTTCCCTCATCAAACTCGGCATAATCATGCAGGACTATATCGCCACCGTCCCCTCACGATGAAGCCTTGCCGCGTAGGTCGTATAGCTTTGAGTTTTGTTGCGCTGTTTCTATTATATTTGCAGAAG contains:
- a CDS encoding NAD(P)H-quinone oxidoreductase subunit H — its product is MAMIETKTEPMVINMGPHHPSMHGVLRLIVTLDGEDVVDCEPVIGYLHRGMEKIAENRTNVMFVPYVSRWDYAAGMFNEAITVNAPERLADIEVPKRASYIRVIMLELNRIANHLLWLGPFLADVGAQTPFFYIFREREMIYDLWEAATGMRLINNNYFRIGGVAADLPYGWVDKCEDFCDYFLPKVDEYERLITNNPIFRRRIEGIGTITRDEAIAWGLSGPMLRGSGVKWDLRKVDHYECYDDFDWDVQWETAGDCFARYIIRVREMRESVKIIRQALKGLPGGPYENLEAKRIAEGPKSEWNGFDYQFIGKKIPPTFKIPAGEHYVRMESGKGELGIYIIGEDNVFPWRWKIRAADFNNLQILPHLLKGVKVADIMAILGSIDVIMGSVDR